Genomic segment of Anaeromicrobium sediminis:
CATTTATATTTTGTCCAGATGTGGAGTAATACACAATAGTAGCGCCAAAGGCTTTCGCTATTTCGGCCACATTCTTACCTATATTACCAAGTCCAATAATTCCCCATATCTTCCCTTTAATTTCATAATAGGGCTTTTGAAGATTAGTAAAAATATTGCTTTTCACATATTCTTTACTCTTTACATATTCATCATAATAGGCCATATTTTCTAATATATAAAATAACATGGCAAAGGTATGCTGAGTTACACTGTTAGTAGAATACCCTGCCACATTACATACCCTTATACCTGCTTTTAAACAATAACTTAAATCAATATTGTTAGTACCTGTAGCTGCCACACATATTAATTTTAAATTATCTGCCCTATTCATGTTCTCTTCATTAAGGAGTACTTTGTTAGTTATTACTATATGTGCATTTTTTATTCTTTCTTCCACTTCATTTTCCTTTGTTGTTTCATATGTAATAACCTCTCCATACTCATTAAGTCCCTCTAAACCAATATCTTCACCCAAAGTTTTTCTATCTAATATAACAATTTTCATTTTTTCACCTACCCCTTTATTCTTTATAAAAATTCCTTACCTAATCCAATTATACATTTAAGCTTCACCTTTTTACTATAACCTATTACTCCTAACATATATATACCACTTCCAAACTCAATAACCTTTAGCTACCTACAAGTTTCTATAGATCAAAAATTTT
This window contains:
- a CDS encoding D-2-hydroxyacid dehydrogenase translates to MKIVILDRKTLGEDIGLEGLNEYGEVITYETTKENEVEERIKNAHIVITNKVLLNEENMNRADNLKLICVAATGTNNIDLSYCLKAGIRVCNVAGYSTNSVTQHTFAMLFYILENMAYYDEYVKSKEYVKSNIFTNLQKPYYEIKGKIWGIIGLGNIGKNVAEIAKAFGATIVYYSTSGQNINDKYVKLDLEELLKVSDIVSIHAPLNDKTKNLLNYENLKCMKESSILINVGRGGIVNEEDLIKILNENKIRGAALDVLEKEPMRENSPLFKLEDKNKILITPHIGWASKEARHTLMEEIALNIDSFLKGEDRNKVV